Proteins from a genomic interval of Sinobacterium caligoides:
- a CDS encoding tail protein X, which translates to MSIKYIAQTGDMLDEICWRYYDEGAKEYAIIQVYETNPHLCDLGVLLPAGTVFELPDLANVQKVEQVKLWD; encoded by the coding sequence ATGAGCATTAAGTACATAGCGCAAACAGGCGATATGCTTGATGAGATATGTTGGCGATATTACGACGAAGGCGCGAAGGAATACGCGATTATCCAGGTCTACGAGACTAACCCTCATCTTTGCGATTTAGGTGTGCTGTTGCCGGCAGGGACTGTCTTTGAATTACCAGATCTTGCTAATGTGCAAAAAGTGGAGCAGGTGAAGCTATGGGATTGA
- a CDS encoding baseplate assembly protein produces the protein MTNFPDVVEALSFDTIFSEMLADLQNRDEVFNALAPSDPAYQILAVCAYRELNIRQRVNDSARATMLTFATGNDLDAIGDTYRLPRKVIDRGDPDAVPPIPPTMESDDVYRARLQLSPEGFTVAGPKNSYKYFAVNADDDVKDCGVSSPSAGTVSLSVLAYSGPASTDLVAKVLAACNAEETRPLTDKVTAAPCALVAADTIAALHVGLEPESDDTVARATESLAEYMEGRRLVGKAVPISGIYKALMVAGVNSVDLTSPTSDLPAIADSAYTAGVVSLTTIIDEVSG, from the coding sequence ATGACTAACTTTCCTGATGTGGTTGAGGCTTTAAGCTTCGACACTATCTTTTCCGAAATGCTTGCAGACCTGCAAAATAGAGACGAAGTTTTTAACGCGTTGGCGCCGAGTGATCCTGCGTATCAGATACTGGCGGTTTGCGCGTATCGAGAGCTTAACATCCGTCAGCGGGTAAATGATTCGGCGCGTGCAACAATGCTAACTTTTGCAACAGGTAACGATCTGGATGCAATTGGTGATACTTATCGGTTACCGCGAAAGGTGATCGATAGGGGGGACCCCGATGCTGTGCCACCAATTCCCCCAACGATGGAGTCGGATGATGTTTACCGAGCGCGCTTACAGCTCTCACCGGAAGGTTTTACTGTCGCTGGGCCTAAAAACTCTTATAAATACTTCGCTGTAAATGCAGATGATGACGTTAAAGATTGCGGTGTATCTTCGCCGTCTGCAGGTACTGTTTCTTTGTCGGTGCTTGCTTATAGCGGCCCTGCTAGTACGGATCTCGTAGCCAAAGTATTGGCTGCCTGTAATGCAGAGGAGACGCGGCCTTTAACGGATAAGGTGACGGCTGCACCTTGTGCGCTGGTAGCGGCGGACACAATTGCCGCCTTACATGTAGGTCTTGAGCCTGAGAGTGACGATACGGTAGCGCGGGCGACAGAATCGCTTGCTGAGTATATGGAAGGTCGTCGGTTGGTCGGTAAGGCCGTACCTATTTCGGGGATCTATAAAGCGCTGATGGTGGCGGGTGTTAATAGCGTCGACCTCACATCGCCAACGAGTGATTTGCCGGCTATCGCAGATAGCGCATACACCGCGGGTGTGGTCTCTCTGACGACAATTATTGATGAGGTGTCGGGATAA
- a CDS encoding phage tail sheath C-terminal domain-containing protein, with protein MAFLHGVEVLESDSGARPVQEANASIIYICGTAPDADVDLFPLETPVLINGDLKLVAALDPGGKGAGSLYRALKGIYDQAKSIVIVSRVEEGADAAATAVAVAGDSILRTGVYSALNAQSVTGYEPKLILTTGFSDVPAVSAASYSVAEQLSAILIRDSENGTIAEAEAGAALYAERAYSLHPWLQVSDGSGGIIDEPASARVAGLIVKMDTTEGFWNSPSNHTINGVLGLSQPVSWSLSDPVSDANMMNEKGLATFIKASGIRLWGNRTNAADPKWMFLAHRRIADIVNESIKQSHLWAVDKNISKGYLDAVVDGVNDYGRGLVAKGALLGFKCWVDFDLTTDSALANGEVYFDYEFTPCPISEHITFTSIKSNYYLNVLQGE; from the coding sequence ATGGCGTTTCTACATGGCGTGGAAGTTTTAGAAAGTGATTCGGGGGCGCGCCCGGTTCAGGAGGCAAATGCGTCAATCATTTATATTTGCGGTACGGCACCTGATGCTGATGTCGACCTATTTCCCCTTGAAACACCTGTTTTAATTAACGGAGATTTGAAACTCGTTGCAGCGCTCGACCCAGGCGGCAAGGGTGCGGGTTCATTGTATCGTGCGTTAAAAGGCATTTATGACCAGGCGAAATCGATTGTTATTGTTAGCCGAGTAGAGGAAGGGGCTGACGCTGCAGCAACAGCGGTGGCTGTTGCTGGTGACAGCATATTACGAACGGGTGTTTATTCTGCATTAAACGCACAGAGTGTTACCGGCTATGAGCCTAAACTCATACTAACAACAGGTTTTAGTGATGTTCCTGCCGTAAGCGCAGCCTCTTATAGTGTGGCAGAACAGCTATCGGCGATCTTAATCCGTGATAGTGAAAACGGAACCATTGCAGAGGCTGAGGCAGGTGCAGCGTTATATGCTGAGCGTGCATATTCTCTCCATCCTTGGCTGCAAGTGTCAGATGGTAGTGGCGGTATTATTGATGAGCCAGCAAGCGCTAGAGTGGCGGGCCTTATTGTCAAAATGGATACGACAGAAGGCTTTTGGAACTCACCATCGAATCATACTATTAACGGAGTATTGGGGTTGTCGCAGCCTGTGTCATGGTCGTTAAGTGACCCGGTAAGTGATGCCAACATGATGAATGAGAAAGGACTAGCGACATTTATTAAAGCATCAGGGATTCGTTTGTGGGGTAACCGCACCAATGCGGCAGACCCTAAGTGGATGTTTTTAGCGCACCGTCGCATAGCTGACATTGTCAATGAGAGTATTAAGCAATCCCATTTATGGGCCGTTGATAAAAACATTAGTAAAGGCTACTTAGATGCCGTTGTTGATGGAGTTAACGACTACGGGCGTGGGCTGGTGGCAAAGGGGGCGTTATTAGGCTTTAAGTGCTGGGTTGACTTTGATCTGACGACAGATAGCGCACTAGCTAACGGTGAGGTTTATTTCGATTATGAGTTCACCCCTTGCCCAATCTCGGAACATATTACATTTACCTCAATAAAATCAAATTACTACCTAAACGTTTTACAGGGGGAATAA
- a CDS encoding phage tail assembly protein, translating to MENLNLTVKLKFPVEHNGGLIGELNFRRMTVRDILQAEKFKNGTELEKDMRVLGNLTEQPMDVIEKLDMVDMLGEVSDLLSALMGNE from the coding sequence ATGGAAAACTTAAATTTGACTGTGAAGCTAAAGTTCCCGGTTGAGCATAATGGAGGCCTTATAGGGGAGCTTAATTTTCGACGAATGACCGTACGTGACATTTTGCAGGCAGAGAAGTTTAAAAACGGAACAGAGCTTGAAAAGGACATGCGCGTATTAGGGAATCTAACAGAGCAGCCAATGGACGTTATCGAAAAGCTCGATATGGTTGATATGCTCGGTGAAGTATCTGATTTGTTATCGGCACTAATGGGAAACGAATAG
- a CDS encoding phage major tail tube protein: MAAADRIFKNMTVFHDGLALLGECIDFTPPILAIQTEEFRAGGMDAAIELDMGMETLKASYTMAGVNPEVLKSLGKRVNVVFKGALDSRGEVTPYECKVTARVTGIDKGTITVGSVSPLTVSLTCEYYKESVGGSVIAEIDVVNSLRIINGVDQLATMRAAMGL; encoded by the coding sequence ATGGCCGCGGCAGATAGAATCTTTAAAAATATGACCGTTTTCCATGACGGGCTTGCCTTACTTGGTGAGTGTATAGATTTCACTCCACCCATTCTTGCTATCCAAACTGAGGAATTTAGGGCCGGAGGCATGGATGCAGCAATAGAGCTCGACATGGGAATGGAGACACTAAAAGCCTCGTACACTATGGCGGGCGTTAATCCCGAAGTTCTGAAGAGCTTAGGTAAGCGAGTAAACGTTGTGTTCAAAGGCGCGTTAGATAGTCGGGGGGAGGTTACTCCCTATGAATGCAAAGTGACAGCCAGAGTTACCGGCATTGATAAAGGGACGATTACTGTGGGTTCCGTGTCGCCTTTAACAGTTAGTTTAACGTGCGAATACTACAAAGAGTCTGTTGGCGGTTCTGTAATCGCGGAAATCGATGTCGTTAACTCGCTCCGTATCATTAATGGAGTTGATCAACTGGCGACAATGCGCGCTGCAATGGGGTTATAA
- a CDS encoding phage tail protein: protein MNFDEFVSDASTVITAVEAPFSAAVMMRLGKIKFSVSTRAYNSLSRSTSYRWGEIETLNSVSDKQFLGGGEDDITLAGVIYSHTGAGVTRVDEIRDIAGKGQPLLLVDGRGFIHGYWVIKSISESQTAFGFLGVAKKQEFSVQISYYGSSPR from the coding sequence ATGAATTTTGATGAGTTTGTTAGCGATGCCTCAACGGTGATAACAGCGGTCGAGGCTCCATTTTCAGCAGCAGTAATGATGCGTCTAGGCAAGATTAAATTTTCCGTGTCAACGCGTGCATATAATAGTTTATCGCGTTCAACGTCTTACCGTTGGGGGGAAATTGAAACCCTGAATAGTGTTAGTGATAAGCAGTTTTTAGGGGGTGGAGAGGACGATATAACGCTAGCAGGGGTTATCTATAGCCACACAGGGGCAGGGGTAACGCGTGTTGATGAGATCCGTGACATAGCCGGCAAAGGACAGCCATTGCTGCTTGTTGATGGTCGGGGGTTCATTCATGGCTATTGGGTCATTAAATCGATTTCTGAGAGTCAAACAGCCTTTGGGTTCTTGGGCGTTGCTAAGAAACAGGAGTTTTCGGTTCAGATTAGCTATTACGGGAGCAGTCCGCGATGA
- a CDS encoding phage tail protein, which translates to MIDLLLTEAGRTAIVNAQVHGTGAVNITACQVGSAQYEPDAAQTALKASIKQMPAIAGSITDPTVLHLTAQDTTNDAYSVGEIGFFLEDGTLFAVGSSSGEVIADKAAASQLLISYDVVIIDAGDLSELITVTGDGFLNPQATESTQGIARIATDADVAAGIDDEAFITSKKLAPALIPRSHVGMLLMTFSALTPKQLGYIGTWEKLPDDVTILTGTPNVAPVGTNNPAAPLLQHSHTFTGKAHTHGFTGVAHTHTFTGKAHGHTFKGAAHHHGASFKGRALPPHTHMAEAQDSGTSKGRSGNYSSKGEVSSVSAGTPSGTVTVGNATVGGTNTATIATGTNRAATATGTNSAATATGTIANTGTVSPTIDVRGKRVLVNAYYRVE; encoded by the coding sequence ATGATTGACTTATTACTAACAGAGGCCGGTCGTACGGCGATCGTTAACGCTCAAGTTCACGGTACAGGCGCAGTTAATATCACTGCCTGCCAGGTAGGCTCGGCGCAATACGAGCCAGATGCAGCACAAACCGCGCTAAAGGCGAGTATTAAGCAAATGCCAGCGATAGCGGGGTCGATTACTGACCCAACGGTCTTACACTTGACTGCACAAGACACGACAAATGATGCTTATTCGGTCGGTGAAATAGGTTTTTTTCTTGAAGACGGGACACTTTTCGCGGTCGGCTCATCGTCTGGTGAGGTTATTGCCGATAAAGCCGCAGCGTCTCAGCTATTAATCTCCTACGATGTGGTGATTATTGATGCGGGTGACTTATCCGAGTTGATTACCGTTACCGGTGATGGTTTCTTAAACCCGCAGGCGACGGAATCAACGCAGGGAATCGCGCGTATAGCGACTGACGCTGATGTTGCAGCGGGCATTGATGATGAAGCGTTTATTACATCAAAAAAGCTAGCACCCGCGCTAATACCTCGCTCACATGTTGGTATGTTGTTGATGACATTCTCAGCGCTCACCCCAAAACAATTGGGCTATATTGGCACGTGGGAGAAATTGCCGGATGATGTGACGATTTTAACCGGTACGCCAAATGTAGCGCCGGTCGGCACGAACAATCCCGCTGCTCCTTTGCTGCAGCATAGCCATACGTTTACAGGCAAAGCGCATACACACGGGTTTACGGGGGTTGCGCATACACACACGTTTACGGGTAAGGCGCACGGCCACACATTCAAAGGAGCTGCGCACCATCACGGAGCTTCGTTTAAAGGGAGGGCGTTGCCACCACATACACATATGGCGGAGGCTCAAGACAGCGGTACTAGCAAGGGGCGTTCTGGAAATTACTCGTCAAAAGGTGAGGTTTCATCTGTTTCAGCCGGTACCCCGTCCGGTACTGTAACTGTCGGAAATGCCACTGTCGGTGGGACAAACACTGCCACGATAGCGACAGGAACAAACAGGGCGGCTACAGCGACAGGAACAAATAGTGCCGCGACAGCAACAGGAACCATTGCAAACACGGGGACAGTAAGTCCAACAATCGATGTACGCGGTAAGCGCGTATTGGTGAATGCATATTATCGGGTTGAATAG
- a CDS encoding phage tail protein I, translating to MEKVESEQNDTILPPSATTQMRDIEAATARLEGVPVIVQEVWSSEDCPLVMLPYLAWARSVDTWSDSWTETQKRQAISASLEVHRHKGTKRSVQEAVNALGANIIIREWFETGGEPYTFTCILAEGSGGTDEFVESLMRTIDLTRPERCTYEVHQGIDSGTTLAVASKLNPAVYTRTIGLEWTVSL from the coding sequence ATGGAGAAGGTCGAATCAGAGCAGAACGATACGATTTTGCCACCGTCAGCAACAACACAGATGCGTGATATTGAGGCTGCCACCGCAAGGCTTGAAGGTGTGCCGGTGATTGTCCAAGAAGTATGGAGCTCGGAGGATTGCCCACTTGTGATGTTGCCTTACTTAGCCTGGGCGAGATCTGTTGATACATGGTCGGACAGTTGGACCGAAACCCAGAAGCGACAAGCTATATCGGCTTCACTAGAGGTTCATAGGCACAAAGGCACAAAGAGGTCGGTGCAGGAGGCCGTAAATGCGCTAGGGGCGAATATCATCATTAGGGAATGGTTTGAGACGGGCGGCGAACCATACACTTTTACCTGCATATTGGCAGAAGGTTCGGGAGGCACTGATGAGTTTGTTGAGTCATTGATGCGTACTATCGATTTGACCAGGCCAGAGCGCTGCACGTATGAAGTACATCAGGGCATCGATAGTGGTACCACGCTTGCTGTTGCGTCAAAGCTAAATCCTGCAGTTTATACACGTACTATCGGCTTAGAATGGACAGTTTCACTATGA
- a CDS encoding phage late control D family protein: protein MGLRPTYSVVAEGEPLTAALAGRSTSITIEDVSGVIADKLTIQLADKGGELAIPRKGVYLDVALGYDDINTSMGRFIVDDVSLSGWPLRMTITGTGAPLAPDGKTYTPIQTYKSRVFSDTTIGEIVETMANDCGLVNGCDRELGSIGLSHVEQICESDISLLTRIAARVDAIAKPSGGKLLFIPKGSVQTASGADIPTVLIGAGAMVSFDWRNPCIAKVSQVEASYRDMDFATTHIVTVGKGPIVKQLNYVFANKSEAESRAKAELNQARRAGAEVTFTAVGNAAMAVGTPLELTGIRSSVDGKYRVVSVTHTLSEGGYQMAVKATAEVVL, encoded by the coding sequence ATGGGATTGAGGCCCACTTACTCCGTTGTTGCAGAGGGGGAGCCATTAACCGCAGCACTGGCAGGTCGGAGCACGTCAATAACGATAGAGGATGTTAGTGGGGTGATAGCGGATAAGTTAACCATTCAGCTGGCTGATAAGGGAGGGGAGTTAGCGATACCTCGTAAAGGCGTATACCTAGATGTGGCTTTAGGTTATGACGATATTAATACATCGATGGGGCGATTTATTGTAGATGACGTATCGTTAAGCGGTTGGCCACTCAGAATGACTATAACCGGAACCGGTGCACCACTGGCCCCAGACGGAAAAACATATACACCGATTCAAACGTATAAGAGCCGAGTCTTTAGTGATACGACCATTGGTGAGATTGTCGAAACAATGGCGAATGATTGCGGGCTGGTGAATGGGTGTGATCGAGAGTTAGGTAGTATTGGTTTATCCCACGTTGAGCAGATTTGTGAGTCAGATATAAGCCTTTTAACCCGCATTGCTGCCAGGGTTGATGCGATAGCAAAGCCTAGTGGAGGTAAGCTTCTATTTATTCCCAAGGGGAGCGTGCAAACAGCCAGCGGTGCAGATATCCCTACTGTCCTCATTGGTGCTGGCGCAATGGTGAGCTTTGACTGGAGAAATCCGTGTATAGCAAAGGTTAGCCAGGTAGAGGCCTCCTATCGAGATATGGACTTCGCCACGACTCATATAGTGACTGTGGGCAAAGGGCCAATAGTGAAGCAATTAAATTATGTATTCGCTAACAAGTCTGAAGCAGAGAGCAGAGCAAAGGCTGAGCTTAACCAGGCGAGACGTGCAGGCGCTGAAGTAACCTTTACTGCGGTAGGTAATGCGGCTATGGCAGTTGGTACCCCGTTAGAGTTAACGGGGATCAGGAGTAGTGTGGACGGTAAGTATCGTGTTGTATCAGTAACACACACGTTGAGTGAGGGTGGTTATCAGATGGCCGTGAAAGCCACAGCGGAGGTTGTTCTGTGA